One Syngnathus acus chromosome 13, fSynAcu1.2, whole genome shotgun sequence genomic window carries:
- the zgc:165508 gene encoding protein FAM131A isoform X1, whose amino-acid sequence MGCISSKTPVVAVDGTLRVDWRPSSSLSELAILGSTQTHLVRRLILSAPLGALDFSQVNVDDTIEMLPKSRRALTIQEIAALARSSLHGISQVVKDHVTKPTAMAQGRVAHLIEWKGWCKPMETPAALESDFNSYSDLTEGEQEARFAAGVAEQFAIAEAKLRAWSSIDGDDSNDDSYDEDFLPANEPATQSTDVPSYPPYLKDLIHNQLCQHLGLRGACSEGGGSGEPSPTAGSPDTLRSSLCSLDEHHPLLRDLSVHRGAHGNAAELAAKILSALQGGEELLLARLQRVGRTGPGGRDCAFHSLGGGGHGIGPRGGQESPAYSVSYSETYLSPGEDDDTPCKDYEATLCQAEANGEEFPPDYEPRRRMSDVASSGVVSLDEDEEDEETLQAESNQ is encoded by the exons ATGGGCTGCATCAGCTCTAAAACGCCAGTGG TGGCAGTTGATGGTACGTTACGCGTGGACTGGCGCCCGTCAAGCTCACTGTCTGAACTTGCGATATTGGGGAGCACGCAAACTCACCTGGTGCGCAGACTGATTCTGTCTGCACCTTTGGGTGCACTGGACTTCAGCCAG GTGAATGTTGATGACACCATTGAAATGTTACCAAAATCAAGGCGAGCTTTGACCATTCAAGAGATTGCGGCATTGGCACGATCCTCCCTGCATG GTATTTCCCAGGTTGTGAAGGATCATGTGACAAAGCCCACAGCCATGGCACAGGGCAGAGTCGCCCACCTCATCGAGTGGAAGGGATGGTGTAAGCCAATGGAAACACCTGCGGCCCTGGAATCGGACTTTAATTCGTATTCCGATCTCACCGAGGGAGAGCAGGAGGCGCGCTTTGCTGCTG gtgTTGCAGAACAGTTCGCCATTGCTGAGGCTAAACTGAGGGCCTGGTCGTCAATAGATGGTGACGATTCCAATGATGactcatacgatgaagatttTCTGCCTGCCAACGAGCCTGCTACACAAAGTACAG ATGTGCCATCATATCCGCCCTACTTAAAGGACTTGATCCACAACCAGCTTTGTCAACACCTGGGCCTGCGTGGGGCGTGCAGCGAGGGAGGGGGCAGCGGGGAGCCGTCTCCCACGGCGGGCTCACCGGACACTCTCCGCTCCAGCCTGTGCAGCCTTGATGAACACCACCCGCTTCTGCGCGACCTGAGCGTCCACCGCGGAGCCCACGGCAACGCCGCCGAGCTAGCCGCTAAAATTCTGTCTGCGCTGCAGGGAGGAGAGGAGCTTCTTCTCGCCCGGCTTCAGAGGGTGGGGCGGACGGGGCCCGGCGGGAGGGACTGCGCTTTCCACAGCCTCGGGGGGGGCGGGCACGGCATCGGACCTCGTGGCGGTCAAGAGTCTCCTGCGTATTCCGTGTCTTACTCAGAGACATATCTGTCCCCTGGGGAGGATGACGACACCCCCTGCAAAGACTACGAGGCAACCTTGTGCCAGGCGGAGGCCAACGGGGAGGAGTTCCCCCCGGATTACGAGCCCCGCAGGAGGATGTCTGACGTGGCCTCCTCAGGAGTCGTTTCGCTTgatgaggacgaggaggatgaagaaacACTTCAGGCGGAGTCAAACCAATGA
- the zgc:165508 gene encoding protein FAM131A isoform X2, which yields MVLSALTHLNCKVNVDDTIEMLPKSRRALTIQEIAALARSSLHGISQVVKDHVTKPTAMAQGRVAHLIEWKGWCKPMETPAALESDFNSYSDLTEGEQEARFAAGVAEQFAIAEAKLRAWSSIDGDDSNDDSYDEDFLPANEPATQSTDVPSYPPYLKDLIHNQLCQHLGLRGACSEGGGSGEPSPTAGSPDTLRSSLCSLDEHHPLLRDLSVHRGAHGNAAELAAKILSALQGGEELLLARLQRVGRTGPGGRDCAFHSLGGGGHGIGPRGGQESPAYSVSYSETYLSPGEDDDTPCKDYEATLCQAEANGEEFPPDYEPRRRMSDVASSGVVSLDEDEEDEETLQAESNQ from the exons ATGGTGCTGAGTGCGCTGACCCACTTAAATTGCAAG GTGAATGTTGATGACACCATTGAAATGTTACCAAAATCAAGGCGAGCTTTGACCATTCAAGAGATTGCGGCATTGGCACGATCCTCCCTGCATG GTATTTCCCAGGTTGTGAAGGATCATGTGACAAAGCCCACAGCCATGGCACAGGGCAGAGTCGCCCACCTCATCGAGTGGAAGGGATGGTGTAAGCCAATGGAAACACCTGCGGCCCTGGAATCGGACTTTAATTCGTATTCCGATCTCACCGAGGGAGAGCAGGAGGCGCGCTTTGCTGCTG gtgTTGCAGAACAGTTCGCCATTGCTGAGGCTAAACTGAGGGCCTGGTCGTCAATAGATGGTGACGATTCCAATGATGactcatacgatgaagatttTCTGCCTGCCAACGAGCCTGCTACACAAAGTACAG ATGTGCCATCATATCCGCCCTACTTAAAGGACTTGATCCACAACCAGCTTTGTCAACACCTGGGCCTGCGTGGGGCGTGCAGCGAGGGAGGGGGCAGCGGGGAGCCGTCTCCCACGGCGGGCTCACCGGACACTCTCCGCTCCAGCCTGTGCAGCCTTGATGAACACCACCCGCTTCTGCGCGACCTGAGCGTCCACCGCGGAGCCCACGGCAACGCCGCCGAGCTAGCCGCTAAAATTCTGTCTGCGCTGCAGGGAGGAGAGGAGCTTCTTCTCGCCCGGCTTCAGAGGGTGGGGCGGACGGGGCCCGGCGGGAGGGACTGCGCTTTCCACAGCCTCGGGGGGGGCGGGCACGGCATCGGACCTCGTGGCGGTCAAGAGTCTCCTGCGTATTCCGTGTCTTACTCAGAGACATATCTGTCCCCTGGGGAGGATGACGACACCCCCTGCAAAGACTACGAGGCAACCTTGTGCCAGGCGGAGGCCAACGGGGAGGAGTTCCCCCCGGATTACGAGCCCCGCAGGAGGATGTCTGACGTGGCCTCCTCAGGAGTCGTTTCGCTTgatgaggacgaggaggatgaagaaacACTTCAGGCGGAGTCAAACCAATGA
- the LOC119132168 gene encoding heat shock protein beta-7-like, with protein MDSLTSSSRRSSSSYRSSARYSSSSFRSESSRVGSGDSLDGLLEPFLDSSDSSSLFCEEGQAPFGRQGRTSYGNSAPVGGVVPVCQTGAGSVQCVGDSYYMSADVSQFEPHDVVVMAYSHHVVIHAQKVMDDGSVSATFTNKSQFPKDMNPLSVSGTFNSDGILIVSVRRNNSTDGRDLLAVPTYYRSEAHL; from the exons ATGGACTCACTGACTTCTTCGAGTCGTAGATCCTCTTCCTCATATCGCTCCTCAGCCCGTTACAGCTCCAGTAGTTTTCGGTCAGAGAGCTCACGGGTCGGGTCAGGGGACTCCTTGGATGGTCTTTTAGAGCCTTTTCTTGACTCGTCGGACTCATCCAGCTTGTTTTGTGAAGAGGGCCAGGCCCCATTTGGTAGGCAAGGCAGAACCTCCTATGGAAACAGTG CTCCAGTGGGGGGTGTTGTGCCCGTTTGTCAGACCGGCGCCGGAAGTGTGCAATGTGTAGGAGATAGCTACTATATGTCCGCCGATGTCAGCCAGTTTGAGCCGCATGACGTTGTGGTAATGGCATATAGCCATCATGTCGTCATTCACGCTCAGAAG GTCATGGATGACGGAAGTGTCAGTGCCACATTCACCAATAAGTCCCAATTCCCGAAGGACATGAATCCCCTTTCTGTCAGTGGGACCTTCAACAGTGACGGCATCCTGATTGTGAGTGTTCGCCGAAACAACTCTACAGATGGGCGGGATCTTCTGGCTGTGCCTACATACTATCGCAGCGAAGCTCACCTTTGA